A region from the Neomonachus schauinslandi chromosome 2, ASM220157v2, whole genome shotgun sequence genome encodes:
- the LOC110573152 gene encoding allograft inflammatory factor 1 has protein sequence MSQTRDLQGGKAFGLLKAQQEERLDEINKQFLDDSKYSSDEDLPSKLETFKKKYMEFDLNGNGDIDIMSLKRMLEKLGVPKTHLELKKLIREVSGDSGETFSYSDFLKMMLGKRSAILKMILMYEEKAREQEKPAGPPAKKNISELP, from the coding sequence ATGAGCCAAACCAGGGATTTACAGGGAGGAAAAGCCTTCGGGCTGCTGAAGGCCCAGCAGGAAGAGAGACTCGATGAAATCAACAAGCAGTTCCTGGATGATTCCAAATATAGCAGTGATGAGGATCTGCCCTCCAAACTGGAGACCTTCAAGAAGAAATACATGGAGTTTGACCTGAATGGAAACGGAGATATCGATATCATGTCCTTGAAGCGGATGCTGGAGAAACTGGGGGTCCCCAAGACCCACCTGGAGCTCAAGAAATTAATCAGGGAGGTGTCCGGCGACTCTGGGGAGACTTTCAGCTACTCTGACTTCCTCAAGATGATGCTGGGCAAGAGATCTGCCATCCTAAAAATGATCCTGATGTACGAGGAGAAAGCGAGAGAACAGGAGAAGCCAGCAGGTCCCCCAGCGAAGAAAAATATCTCTGAGTTGCCCTAA